The Pseudomonas sp. R4-35-07 genome contains a region encoding:
- a CDS encoding alpha-2-macroglobulin: MLNKGLFLACALALLSACDSSDKPSAPSAPAASVASKPAKAAVDVAALKQRYAGRELSVVDVSEVQLDGASTLSVSFSIPLDPDQKFADKVHLVDSTSGKVDGAWELSDNLMELRLRHLEPQRKLVLTVDPGVRAVNNNLLPAEYSARLETRDLQATVGFASRGTLLPTRLAEGLPVIALNVDKIDVEFFRIKPESLPSFLAQWGRNTSLQSYESRELLPMADLVYGGRFDLNPARNTRETLLLPIAGLKQLQQPGVYLAVMRASGTYNYSQPATLFTLSDIGLSVHRYANRLDVFTQALEGGKALNGVELEILDAEGRVLGQGKTEDGGHAELPLPKKAQVLLAKQGEQTSLLRLDSAALDLAEFDIAGQPSHPLQFFVFGPRDLYRPGETVLLNALLRDKDGNAVKPQPVSVEVRRPDEQVSRKFVWDADASGLYQYALQLAGEAPTGRWQLVFDLGDGKPQLYEFLVEDFLPERLALELKGSDTALSPADDPVIQVNGRYLYGAPASGNRVSGQVYVRPLREAVKALPGFQFGSVTEEELSQDFELDESTLDAKGQEELTLESKWAEAKSPLQLIVQASLQESGGRPITRRLVQPIWPAEQLPGLRGLFDGTETNGDGPAEFEVVVANQDGQKLAAQNLKVRLVRERRDYYWNYSDNDGWSYHYNEKFLNLDEQTLDIKAGDTAKVSFQVEWGPYRVEVEDPQTGLISSLRFWAGYQAQDNTEGGAVRPDQVKLALDKPAYGDGDTANVTVTPPAAGKGYLLVESAEGPLWWQEIDVPAEGKSFAVKLDPKWSRHDLYVSALVIRPGERKANITPKRAVGLLHLPLDRTQRKLGLTLTAPEKMRPKQPLTVKIAARNADGSVPKQVHVLVAAVDVGILNITEYPTPDPYASLFGRKAYGVDQFDIYGQLIEAGQGRLASLAFGGDAALAKGGKRPDTSVTIVALQSAPVTLNEKGEGEVSVNIPDFNGELRLMAQAWSDDRYGMAEAKTVIAAPLIAELSAPRFLAGGDQTTLALDLSNLSGKAQKLEVQLTAEGQLELAGNGAQTVELKQGQRTTLRIPVKAWGGLGQGKVKVTVNGLDLPGENLPPFSREWTLGVRPAYPALLKHYRAVLKDQPWSLPAGTLEQFDSSGREALLSLSSRPPLNLGAQISALKAYPYGCLEQTASGLYPSLYADDALLKRLSIKGEPDAERKRKIELGIERLLGMQRYNGSFGLWGADGEEEYWLTAYVTDFLLRARDQGFAVPAEALKKASERLLRYVQERNLIEVDYSDNADHTRFAVQAYAGMVLARSQQAPLGALRSIFERRSDARSGLPLVQLAIALQKMGDQPRADQALLAGLAAQRSAKEWLADYGSPLRDQAMILALLEENDLAKGKREERLFTLADQLAASPYLSTQERNSLFLAGRLGLAQPEASWQVSLTGSGAVRELNNQQSTLQLDDKLLSSDLTLSNQGETPVYQQLTLSGYPQVPPAAGGENLSIRREYLGMNGQPLNLHSLNSGDLVLVHLAVSAKQRVPDALVVDLLPAGLELENQNLAQSAASLENASSQVKEWRESMQNASLKHQEFRDDRYVAAMNLNGYGTTHLLYLARAVTPGTYRVPPPQVESMYRPNWQAVGETPADMVIKGR; encoded by the coding sequence ATGCTTAACAAAGGATTGTTCCTGGCCTGCGCGCTGGCCCTGCTGAGCGCCTGCGATTCTTCCGATAAACCGTCTGCGCCCTCCGCCCCAGCGGCGAGCGTGGCGTCCAAGCCGGCCAAGGCGGCGGTGGATGTGGCGGCGTTGAAGCAGCGCTACGCCGGGCGCGAGTTGAGTGTGGTGGACGTGTCCGAGGTGCAGTTGGATGGGGCCAGCACCTTGTCGGTGAGTTTCTCCATTCCCCTGGACCCGGATCAGAAGTTCGCCGACAAAGTCCATCTGGTGGACAGCACCTCGGGCAAGGTCGATGGCGCCTGGGAACTCTCCGACAACTTGATGGAATTGCGCCTGCGTCACCTGGAGCCGCAGCGCAAGCTGGTGCTCACGGTGGACCCCGGTGTCAGAGCGGTGAATAACAACCTGCTGCCCGCCGAGTACAGCGCCCGCCTGGAAACCCGTGACCTGCAAGCTACCGTCGGCTTCGCCAGCCGCGGCACGTTGCTGCCCACGCGCCTGGCCGAAGGCTTGCCGGTGATCGCGCTGAACGTCGACAAGATTGACGTCGAATTCTTCCGCATCAAGCCCGAGTCCCTGCCGTCGTTCCTGGCGCAGTGGGGGCGCAATACCAGCCTGCAAAGTTACGAGTCCCGCGAATTGCTGCCGATGGCCGATCTGGTCTACGGCGGGCGTTTCGACTTGAACCCGGCGCGCAACACCCGCGAAACCCTGTTGCTGCCGATTGCCGGCCTCAAGCAATTGCAGCAGCCCGGTGTGTACCTGGCGGTGATGCGCGCCTCAGGCACCTACAACTATTCGCAACCGGCCACGTTGTTTACCTTGAGCGATATCGGCCTGTCGGTGCACCGCTACGCCAATCGCCTGGATGTGTTTACCCAGGCGCTGGAAGGTGGCAAGGCGCTGAACGGCGTCGAGCTGGAAATTCTCGATGCCGAAGGCCGTGTGCTCGGCCAGGGCAAGACCGAAGACGGTGGCCACGCCGAGTTGCCGCTGCCGAAAAAAGCCCAGGTGCTGCTGGCCAAGCAAGGCGAACAGACCAGCTTATTGCGCCTCGACAGCGCCGCGCTGGACCTGGCCGAGTTCGACATCGCTGGCCAGCCGTCCCATCCGCTGCAGTTTTTTGTGTTCGGCCCGCGTGACTTGTACCGCCCCGGCGAAACCGTGCTGCTCAACGCGCTGTTGCGCGACAAGGACGGCAACGCCGTCAAGCCGCAACCGGTGAGCGTCGAAGTGCGCCGCCCGGATGAGCAGGTCAGCCGCAAGTTCGTGTGGGACGCCGACGCTTCCGGCCTCTATCAATACGCGCTGCAACTGGCCGGCGAAGCGCCGACCGGGCGGTGGCAGTTGGTGTTCGACCTGGGCGATGGCAAGCCGCAGCTGTATGAATTCCTCGTCGAAGACTTCCTGCCCGAGCGCCTGGCGCTGGAACTCAAGGGCAGTGACACCGCGCTGAGCCCGGCGGATGACCCGGTCATCCAGGTCAACGGCCGTTATCTGTACGGCGCGCCGGCCTCGGGCAACCGGGTCAGTGGGCAGGTTTATGTGCGCCCGCTGCGTGAGGCGGTCAAAGCCCTGCCGGGCTTCCAGTTCGGTTCGGTCACCGAAGAAGAGCTGAGCCAGGATTTCGAACTGGACGAAAGCACGCTCGACGCCAAGGGCCAGGAAGAACTGACCCTGGAAAGCAAATGGGCCGAGGCCAAGTCGCCGCTGCAACTGATCGTGCAAGCCAGCCTGCAAGAGTCGGGCGGGCGGCCGATCACCCGGCGCCTGGTACAGCCGATCTGGCCGGCCGAGCAGTTGCCGGGCCTGCGCGGGCTGTTTGACGGCACTGAAACCAACGGCGACGGCCCGGCGGAATTTGAAGTCGTGGTGGCCAACCAGGACGGCCAGAAACTCGCCGCGCAGAACCTCAAGGTGCGTCTGGTGCGTGAGCGCCGCGACTACTACTGGAACTACTCCGACAACGATGGCTGGAGCTATCACTACAACGAGAAATTCCTCAACCTCGACGAACAGACCCTCGACATCAAGGCCGGCGATACCGCCAAGGTCAGCTTCCAGGTGGAGTGGGGCCCTTATCGCGTGGAGGTCGAAGACCCGCAGACCGGCCTGATCAGCAGCCTGCGCTTCTGGGCCGGCTACCAGGCCCAGGACAACACCGAAGGCGGCGCCGTGCGCCCCGACCAGGTCAAGCTGGCGCTGGATAAACCCGCCTATGGCGATGGCGACACCGCCAATGTCACCGTCACCCCGCCGGCTGCCGGCAAAGGCTACTTGCTGGTGGAGTCTGCCGAAGGGCCGTTGTGGTGGCAGGAAATCGACGTGCCGGCCGAAGGCAAAAGCTTCGCCGTGAAGCTCGACCCGAAATGGTCGCGGCATGATTTGTACGTGAGCGCACTGGTAATCCGTCCAGGCGAGCGCAAAGCCAATATCACCCCCAAGCGCGCGGTGGGCCTGCTGCACCTGCCTTTGGATCGTACCCAGCGCAAGCTTGGCCTCACGCTGACCGCGCCGGAAAAAATGCGCCCCAAACAACCGCTGACGGTGAAGATCGCCGCCAGGAATGCCGACGGCAGTGTGCCCAAGCAGGTGCATGTGCTGGTGGCCGCGGTGGACGTGGGCATTCTCAATATCACCGAATACCCCACACCCGATCCGTACGCCAGCCTGTTCGGCCGCAAGGCCTACGGCGTGGACCAGTTCGACATCTACGGCCAGTTGATCGAAGCCGGGCAGGGCCGCCTGGCCAGCCTGGCGTTCGGTGGCGATGCGGCACTGGCCAAGGGCGGCAAGCGCCCGGACACCAGCGTGACCATCGTCGCCCTGCAAAGCGCGCCGGTCACCCTCAACGAAAAGGGCGAGGGCGAAGTCAGCGTCAATATTCCGGATTTCAACGGCGAACTGCGCCTGATGGCCCAGGCCTGGAGCGATGATCGCTATGGCATGGCCGAAGCCAAGACGGTCATCGCCGCGCCGCTGATCGCCGAGCTGTCGGCGCCGCGCTTCCTGGCCGGGGGTGACCAGACCACCTTGGCGCTGGACCTGTCTAACTTGTCCGGCAAGGCGCAGAAACTCGAGGTGCAACTGACCGCCGAAGGGCAACTTGAACTGGCCGGTAACGGCGCGCAAACCGTCGAGCTGAAACAAGGCCAGCGCACCACCCTGCGTATCCCGGTGAAAGCCTGGGGCGGCCTGGGGCAGGGCAAAGTGAAGGTCACGGTCAATGGCCTGGACCTGCCCGGTGAAAACCTGCCGCCGTTCAGCCGTGAATGGACCCTGGGCGTGCGCCCTGCTTACCCGGCGTTGCTCAAGCATTACCGCGCCGTGCTCAAGGACCAGCCGTGGAGCTTGCCGGCAGGCACCCTAGAGCAGTTCGACAGCTCGGGACGCGAGGCGTTGTTGAGCCTGTCCAGCCGGCCGCCGTTGAACCTCGGCGCGCAGATCAGTGCGCTCAAGGCTTACCCCTACGGCTGCCTGGAACAAACCGCCAGCGGTCTGTACCCCTCGCTCTATGCCGACGACGCGCTGCTCAAACGCCTGAGTATCAAGGGCGAGCCGGATGCCGAGCGTAAACGCAAGATCGAGCTGGGCATCGAACGCCTGCTGGGCATGCAGCGCTACAACGGTAGCTTCGGTTTGTGGGGCGCTGACGGCGAGGAAGAATATTGGCTGACCGCCTACGTCACCGACTTCCTGCTGCGCGCCCGCGACCAGGGCTTTGCCGTACCGGCCGAGGCGCTGAAGAAAGCCAGCGAGCGTCTGCTGCGCTACGTGCAGGAGCGCAACCTGATCGAAGTCGACTACAGCGACAACGCCGACCACACCCGTTTCGCCGTGCAGGCCTACGCCGGCATGGTCCTGGCGCGCAGTCAGCAGGCGCCGCTGGGGGCCTTGCGCAGCATCTTCGAACGCCGCAGCGATGCGCGTTCCGGCTTGCCGCTGGTGCAGCTGGCCATCGCCCTGCAGAAAATGGGCGACCAGCCGCGTGCGGACCAGGCGTTGCTCGCGGGCCTGGCGGCGCAGCGCAGCGCCAAGGAATGGTTGGCCGACTACGGCAGCCCATTGCGCGACCAGGCGATGATCCTGGCCTTGCTGGAAGAAAATGACCTGGCCAAGGGCAAGCGCGAGGAACGTTTGTTTACCCTGGCGGACCAGTTGGCGGCCAGCCCGTATCTGTCGACCCAGGAGCGTAACTCACTGTTCCTCGCTGGGCGCCTTGGGCTCGCCCAGCCAGAGGCGAGCTGGCAGGTGTCGCTGACCGGCAGTGGCGCGGTGCGCGAACTGAACAATCAGCAATCGACGCTGCAACTGGATGACAAGCTGCTGTCCAGCGACTTGACCCTGAGCAACCAGGGCGAAACGCCGGTGTACCAGCAACTGACCCTTTCCGGTTATCCACAAGTGCCACCGGCAGCGGGCGGCGAGAATCTGAGCATCCGTCGCGAATACCTGGGCATGAACGGCCAGCCGCTGAACCTGCACAGCCTTAACAGCGGTGATTTGGTGTTGGTGCACCTGGCGGTCAGCGCCAAGCAACGGGTGCCGGACGCCCTGGTGGTCGACCTGCTGCCCGCCGGCCTGGAACTGGAAAACCAGAACCTGGCGCAAAGCGCGGCCAGCCTGGAGAACGCCAGCAGCCAGGTGAAGGAATGGCGCGAATCGATGCAGAACGCCTCGCTCAAGCATCAGGAGTTTCGTGATGACCGTTATGTGGCGGCCATGAACCTGAATGGCTATGGGACGACGCACTTGCTCTATCTGGCGCGGGCTGTAACGCCGGGCACCTACCGTGTGCCGCCGCCGCAGGTGGAGTCGATGTACCGGCCGAACTGGCAGGCGGTGGGCGAAACCCCGGCAGATATGGTGATCAAGGGCCGCTGA
- a CDS encoding MATE family efflux transporter, whose product MTTLLADWRHRPTHRRVWALAAPMILSNISVPLVALVDSMVIGHLPHAHQLGAVAVGASLYTFLAWAMGFLRMGSTGFAAQAAGRNDGAALRQILLQGLLLALGLAMLLGTVGIPLSHLALEWMQPSAELNQLTREFFHTRLFGLPAALASYALVGWFLGTQNARAPLAILLTTNLVNIALNLWFVLGLDWGVVGSARASVIAEWTGALLGLALTQKALRAYPGYIAWAALKRWESWRPLLAVNRDIFIRSLALQSVFFMITVQGARLGDATVAANALLLNGLLLTAHALDGLAHAVEALCGHAIGAHDRQALRRSLVVACGWSLIASLGFALLFTFGGHVFIAMQTDIPSVRETADIYLPYLAVLPLIAVWSYLLDGLFIGATRAREMRNGMLLTVLLVLPIAWALQGLGNHGLWITFLVFMAVRSLTLWAIAWRLNRQGLWLGAN is encoded by the coding sequence ATGACCACCCTGCTCGCCGACTGGCGCCACCGCCCCACCCATCGCCGTGTCTGGGCCCTGGCCGCGCCGATGATCCTGTCGAATATCTCCGTGCCGCTGGTAGCCCTGGTCGACAGCATGGTCATCGGCCACCTGCCCCACGCTCACCAACTGGGCGCCGTGGCCGTCGGGGCCAGCCTGTATACCTTTCTCGCCTGGGCCATGGGTTTCCTGCGCATGGGCTCCACCGGTTTTGCCGCCCAGGCCGCCGGGCGTAATGACGGCGCGGCCTTGCGCCAGATCCTGCTGCAGGGTTTGTTGCTGGCGCTGGGGTTGGCGATGTTGCTCGGCACCGTGGGTATTCCGCTGAGCCACCTGGCCCTGGAGTGGATGCAGCCCTCCGCCGAACTGAACCAGCTGACCCGCGAATTCTTCCATACGCGCCTGTTTGGTCTGCCTGCGGCACTGGCCAGTTATGCGCTGGTCGGCTGGTTCCTCGGCACCCAGAACGCCCGTGCGCCGCTGGCGATTCTGCTGACCACCAACCTGGTCAATATCGCGCTGAACCTGTGGTTCGTACTCGGCCTGGACTGGGGCGTGGTCGGTTCGGCCCGGGCCTCGGTGATCGCCGAGTGGACCGGCGCCCTGCTCGGCCTGGCCCTCACGCAAAAAGCCCTGCGCGCCTACCCCGGTTATATCGCCTGGGCCGCATTGAAGCGATGGGAAAGCTGGCGCCCGCTGCTGGCGGTGAACCGCGACATCTTTATCCGCAGCCTGGCGTTGCAATCGGTGTTTTTCATGATCACCGTACAAGGTGCGCGCCTGGGCGATGCCACCGTGGCGGCCAATGCGCTGTTGCTCAACGGCCTTCTGCTGACTGCTCACGCTTTGGACGGCCTGGCCCACGCGGTGGAAGCCCTGTGCGGCCACGCCATCGGTGCGCATGATCGCCAGGCGTTGAGACGTTCATTGGTGGTGGCCTGTGGCTGGTCATTGATCGCCAGCCTGGGCTTCGCATTGCTCTTTACCTTCGGCGGCCATGTGTTTATCGCCATGCAGACGGATATCCCCAGCGTGCGCGAAACCGCCGATATCTACCTGCCCTACCTCGCGGTATTGCCGTTGATTGCGGTGTGGAGTTATTTACTGGATGGGCTGTTTATCGGCGCAACGCGGGCGCGGGAAATGCGCAATGGGATGTTGCTGACGGTGCTGTTGGTGCTGCCGATCGCCTGGGCACTGCAGGGGTTGGGTAACCACGGGTTGTGGATAACCTTCCTGGTGTTCATGGCAGTGCGCAGTTTGACGCTGTGGGCGATTGCGTGGCGGTTGAATCGGCAAGGACTGTGGCTGGGCGCCAACTGA
- a CDS encoding MazG-like family protein, giving the protein MNLEHLTERLHRIRDTNDWKQFHSPKNLAMAASVEMAELVEIFQWLSEDQSRQLPADKLAHAGQEVGDIVLYLLLLCSELGLDMNEVVRAKLADSERRFAHE; this is encoded by the coding sequence ATGAACCTCGAACACCTCACCGAACGCCTGCACCGCATCCGCGATACCAACGATTGGAAGCAGTTCCACAGCCCGAAAAACCTGGCTATGGCCGCCAGTGTGGAAATGGCCGAACTGGTGGAGATCTTCCAATGGCTGAGCGAAGACCAGTCGCGCCAATTGCCCGCCGATAAGCTGGCTCACGCCGGCCAGGAAGTCGGTGACATCGTGCTGTACCTGCTGTTGCTGTGCAGTGAGCTGGGCCTGGACATGAACGAGGTGGTGCGCGCCAAACTGGCCGACAGCGAACGGCGGTTTGCCCATGAGTGA
- a CDS encoding methyltransferase has translation MSDRHFDQLATRFAEKIYGGAKGAIRLAVLQADLTEALPDRPLRVLDIGAGLGHMSLWLAERGHQVTLAEPAEPMLEGARQRFADAGQSATFIHAPWQDLLGQLTEPYDLVLCHAVLEWLAEPHAILPVLHQLTLPGGWLSLAFYNRDALIYRNLLKGHFRKMRKNDMAGEKQSLTPQQPLDPRELAAQLEGLWQVESQSGVRVFHDYMPVEFQARANLQDLLEMELAHRRHPSFAGLGRYLHWVCRPV, from the coding sequence ATGAGTGATCGGCATTTCGACCAGTTGGCCACGCGTTTCGCCGAGAAGATCTATGGTGGCGCCAAGGGCGCGATTCGCCTGGCAGTGTTGCAGGCCGATCTTACCGAGGCCCTGCCGGACCGCCCGTTGCGCGTACTGGATATCGGCGCGGGGTTGGGGCACATGTCGTTGTGGCTGGCCGAACGCGGCCATCAGGTAACCCTGGCCGAGCCCGCCGAGCCCATGCTCGAAGGCGCACGCCAGCGTTTCGCCGACGCCGGGCAGAGCGCCACGTTCATCCACGCGCCCTGGCAAGACCTGCTCGGCCAACTCACCGAGCCCTACGACCTGGTGCTGTGCCATGCGGTGCTCGAATGGCTGGCCGAACCCCACGCGATCCTGCCGGTGCTGCACCAATTGACGCTGCCCGGCGGCTGGCTGTCCCTGGCGTTTTACAACCGCGACGCGCTGATCTACCGCAACCTGCTCAAGGGCCACTTTCGCAAGATGCGCAAGAACGACATGGCCGGCGAAAAGCAGAGCCTCACGCCGCAGCAGCCACTGGACCCGCGGGAATTGGCTGCGCAACTCGAAGGGCTCTGGCAGGTCGAAAGCCAGAGTGGCGTGCGCGTGTTCCACGACTACATGCCGGTGGAATTCCAGGCACGCGCCAATCTGCAGGATTTGCTCGAGATGGAGCTCGCTCACCGTCGTCACCCAAGCTTTGCCGGACTTGGGCGTTATTTGCACTGGGTGTGCCGTCCGGTTTAA
- a CDS encoding DUF4136 domain-containing protein, with product MFRRIATLAVVLLLGGCQSNQVNHDFDASRDFAAYRHWAWKEPALQYRPDDPRIKSDLTEQRIRQAVGEQLDQRGLRPAAPGTKADLNVQAYLIVEDRQQQVTTNYGGAWGGPWNGYWGAPMYNETRNITYKVATLQIDLLDGKDGKLVWRGSDEQIMASSPNPQDRSAAIRNTVSKILANYPPR from the coding sequence ATGTTTCGTCGTATCGCTACGCTTGCCGTTGTGCTGCTGCTGGGCGGTTGCCAGAGCAACCAGGTCAACCACGATTTTGACGCCAGCCGCGACTTTGCCGCCTACCGTCACTGGGCCTGGAAGGAGCCGGCGCTGCAATACCGCCCGGATGACCCGCGCATCAAGAGCGACCTCACCGAGCAACGTATCCGCCAGGCCGTGGGCGAGCAGCTTGACCAGCGCGGCCTGCGCCCAGCAGCGCCCGGCACCAAGGCTGACCTGAATGTGCAGGCCTACCTGATCGTCGAAGACCGCCAGCAACAAGTCACCACCAACTACGGCGGTGCCTGGGGCGGGCCATGGAATGGCTATTGGGGCGCGCCGATGTACAACGAAACGCGCAACATCACTTACAAGGTGGCGACCCTGCAGATCGACCTGCTCGACGGCAAGGACGGCAAGCTGGTGTGGCGTGGCAGTGACGAACAAATCATGGCCAGCTCGCCGAACCCCCAGGACCGCAGCGCGGCCATTCGCAACACCGTGAGCAAAATCCTCGCTAACTACCCGCCGCGCTGA
- the pbpC gene encoding peptidoglycan glycosyltransferase PbpC (penicillin-binding protein 1C), with amino-acid sequence MNLRFVARWTLLSLLLAIALLWLADRIWPLPLPQDDLARVVLAEDGTPLWRFADANGVWRYPVQTSEVSPYYLDALLTYEDRWFYRHPGINPLALARATWQNLSGARVVSGGSTLSMQVARLLDPHSRTFLGKLRQLWRTAQLEWHLSKEQILNLYLNRAPFGGTLQGVAAASWAYLGKSPAQLTHAEAALLAVLPQAPSRLRPDRHPQRAQQARDKVLRRLAEFQVWPQSAVDEALEEPLLLAPRLEPSLAPLLARRLNRPDSPPLIRTTVDATLQRRLEDLLLGWRARLPEHTSAAILVVEEETMAVRAYLGSVDINDAKRYGHVDMISALRSPGSTLKPFLYGMALDDGLIHSESLLQDVPRRYGDYRPGNFSMGFTGAVPASTALSSSLNLPAVQLLEAYGPKRFAAQMRIGGMPLALPALAEPNLALILGGAGSRLEDLVSGYSAFARDGKSATLRLQPDDALRERPLLSPGAAWIVRRILSGQARPDRDPRAELVQRPTLAWKTGTSYGFRDAWAIGVGPRYLIGVWIGRPDGTPVPGQFGLASAAPLMLQVHDVLANRDSQRGISAAVKPVPANVGVAAICWPLGQPMSRSDPNCRRQRFAWTLDNTTPPTLQALDQPLSVGLMENLWVNAKGLRVDAHCPGAEANNIALWPAPLEPWLPRAERREARIPAADPDCPPPALAAASPLSIVGVREGDQLRLPAASQQALRLKISALGGSGRRWWFLNGAPLGDSANQDFINASFERLGRYQLSVLDEAGQTARLEFSVVD; translated from the coding sequence TTGAATTTGCGTTTTGTTGCCCGCTGGACACTGCTGAGCCTGTTGTTGGCGATTGCCCTGCTATGGCTGGCCGACCGTATCTGGCCTTTGCCGTTGCCCCAGGACGACCTGGCTCGGGTGGTGTTGGCCGAGGATGGCACACCACTGTGGCGCTTTGCCGATGCCAATGGCGTGTGGCGCTATCCAGTGCAAACCAGCGAAGTCTCACCGTATTATCTGGACGCGTTGCTGACCTACGAAGATCGTTGGTTCTATCGGCACCCCGGGATAAATCCGTTGGCATTGGCGCGGGCGACGTGGCAGAACCTGAGCGGTGCGCGGGTGGTGTCGGGCGGCAGTACGTTATCGATGCAAGTGGCGCGTTTGCTCGATCCGCATTCGCGTACCTTCCTCGGCAAGTTGCGTCAGCTGTGGCGTACCGCGCAGTTGGAGTGGCACCTATCCAAGGAGCAGATCCTCAACCTGTACCTGAACCGCGCACCGTTCGGCGGTACGCTGCAGGGCGTGGCGGCGGCCAGTTGGGCTTATCTGGGTAAATCCCCGGCGCAATTGACCCACGCCGAAGCGGCCCTGCTCGCGGTATTGCCTCAGGCACCGAGCCGCTTGCGCCCGGACCGTCACCCGCAGCGCGCCCAGCAGGCCCGCGACAAAGTGCTGCGCCGCCTCGCCGAGTTCCAGGTATGGCCGCAATCGGCGGTGGATGAGGCGCTGGAAGAACCGCTGCTGCTCGCGCCGCGCCTGGAACCGAGCCTGGCGCCGTTGCTCGCGCGGCGCTTGAACCGTCCCGACAGCCCGCCGCTGATCCGTACCACGGTGGATGCCACGTTGCAGCGCCGTCTGGAGGACCTGCTGTTGGGCTGGCGCGCACGTTTGCCCGAACACACCTCCGCCGCGATCCTGGTGGTCGAGGAGGAGACCATGGCCGTGCGTGCCTACCTCGGCTCGGTGGATATCAATGACGCCAAACGCTATGGGCATGTGGACATGATCAGCGCGCTGCGCTCGCCCGGTTCCACCTTGAAACCCTTCCTCTATGGCATGGCGCTGGACGATGGCTTGATTCATTCCGAATCCCTGCTGCAGGACGTGCCGCGACGTTACGGCGATTACCGGCCGGGCAATTTCTCCATGGGCTTTACCGGGGCGGTGCCGGCGAGTACGGCGCTGTCCAGCTCGCTGAACCTGCCGGCAGTGCAATTGCTGGAAGCCTACGGGCCGAAACGCTTCGCCGCGCAGATGCGCATCGGCGGCATGCCGCTGGCGTTGCCGGCGTTGGCCGAACCGAACCTGGCGCTGATTCTGGGCGGCGCGGGCAGCCGCCTGGAAGACCTGGTCAGCGGCTACAGTGCGTTCGCCCGCGACGGTAAGAGCGCCACCCTGCGCTTGCAGCCGGATGACGCGCTGAGGGAGCGGCCATTATTGTCGCCGGGAGCGGCCTGGATCGTGCGGCGTATCCTCAGCGGCCAGGCGCGCCCCGACCGCGACCCACGGGCCGAACTCGTGCAACGCCCGACGCTGGCCTGGAAAACCGGCACCAGTTATGGCTTTCGCGATGCCTGGGCGATTGGTGTCGGCCCGCGTTACCTGATCGGCGTCTGGATCGGCCGACCGGACGGCACGCCGGTGCCGGGGCAGTTTGGCCTGGCCTCGGCAGCGCCATTGATGTTGCAGGTGCATGACGTGCTGGCCAACCGCGACAGCCAGCGCGGCATCAGCGCAGCCGTCAAACCGGTGCCGGCCAATGTCGGCGTGGCGGCCATCTGTTGGCCGCTGGGCCAGCCGATGAGTCGCAGCGATCCCAATTGCCGTCGCCAGCGCTTTGCCTGGACACTGGACAACACCACGCCGCCGACCTTGCAGGCGCTGGACCAACCCTTGAGCGTGGGGTTGATGGAAAACCTTTGGGTCAACGCCAAAGGGTTACGCGTCGATGCCCATTGCCCCGGCGCAGAAGCGAACAATATCGCCCTGTGGCCGGCGCCGCTGGAGCCTTGGTTGCCCAGGGCGGAGCGCCGCGAAGCGCGCATCCCGGCAGCCGACCCGGATTGCCCGCCGCCGGCCTTGGCCGCCGCTTCGCCGTTGTCTATTGTGGGCGTGCGCGAGGGCGATCAACTGCGTCTGCCCGCTGCCAGTCAACAGGCGCTACGCCTGAAAATCTCCGCCCTGGGCGGTAGCGGGCGGCGGTGGTGGTTTCTTAACGGGGCGCCTTTGGGTGACAGTGCCAACCAGGATTTCATCAATGCCAGTTTCGAGCGATTGGGCCGTTATCAACTGAGTGTTCTGGATGAGGCGGGGCAAACTGCCAGGCTTGAGTTCAGTGTGGTTGATTAG
- a CDS encoding DUF4136 domain-containing protein has product MRRLGLLLLSLGLGACSSPNPYVAASAPMPPAPAQAATTFDASAYPAPVRDYGAYRNWAWRNGQLPAGTAWADSAQVAEAVSGALDQRGLRPLHDNRAPDLLVSADVRLEKRLRQVQDDYGYGYGGYNRYGNGYGMYNSVPMVRTYEVQVVVVRVNLFDARSGQPVWSASAETGSQGSLSERADALRQAVQKALTAYPPR; this is encoded by the coding sequence ATGCGTCGTCTCGGTTTGCTACTGTTGTCTCTCGGGTTAGGCGCCTGTTCCAGCCCTAACCCTTATGTGGCCGCTTCGGCGCCGATGCCACCGGCCCCGGCGCAAGCGGCCACGACCTTCGATGCCAGTGCCTACCCGGCGCCGGTGCGCGACTATGGTGCCTACCGCAATTGGGCTTGGCGTAACGGCCAGTTGCCGGCCGGCACCGCGTGGGCGGATTCGGCCCAGGTGGCCGAAGCGGTCAGCGGCGCACTGGACCAGCGCGGCCTGCGCCCGTTGCACGACAATCGCGCGCCCGACCTGTTGGTCAGCGCCGATGTGCGCCTGGAGAAACGCCTGCGGCAAGTCCAGGATGACTATGGCTACGGCTATGGCGGCTACAACCGTTATGGCAATGGCTACGGCATGTACAACTCGGTGCCGATGGTGCGTACCTATGAAGTGCAGGTCGTGGTGGTGCGGGTCAATCTGTTTGACGCCCGCAGCGGCCAGCCGGTGTGGAGCGCCAGTGCGGAAACGGGCAGCCAGGGCAGCCTGAGTGAGCGCGCGGATGCGCTGCGCCAAGCGGTACAGAAGGCACTGACGGCGTATCCTCCGCGTTAA